One region of candidate division TA06 bacterium genomic DNA includes:
- a CDS encoding four helix bundle protein: MEQTTNKTANFTDLIVWQKAVELFELAAQDTERFPQGKASFLMAGQVVKCAGSIGASIAEGYGRGGQKEFGYRLTAAKGFAFATQDWYHKIARMGYMTPEAAEQRLKLLGEISRMLGGLIARVTGKKKDQKETPETESKQ, translated from the coding sequence ATGGAACAAACAACCAACAAAACCGCCAACTTTACCGACCTGATAGTCTGGCAAAAAGCGGTGGAACTATTTGAACTGGCCGCCCAGGACACCGAAAGGTTTCCCCAGGGCAAGGCCTCATTCTTGATGGCCGGACAGGTGGTCAAGTGCGCCGGGTCCATAGGCGCCAGCATTGCTGAAGGCTACGGCCGGGGAGGCCAGAAGGAATTCGGCTACCGCCTGACCGCGGCCAAGGGCTTTGCTTTTGCCACCCAGGACTGGTATCACAAGATCGCCCGGATGGGTTATATGACCCCGGAAGCGGCCGAACAGCGGCTCAAACTGCTGGGCGAGATCAGCCGGATGCTGGGCGGCCTGATTGCCAGGGTGACCGGCAAAAAGAAGGACCAGAAAGAAACCCCGGAAACGGAATCAAAACAGTAA